A portion of the Acipenser ruthenus chromosome 38, fAciRut3.2 maternal haplotype, whole genome shotgun sequence genome contains these proteins:
- the LOC117433622 gene encoding C3a anaphylatoxin chemotactic receptor-like: MEISNITMSTKPLPQNTDDSVYINYVMEMVLIVLYSITIILGVTGNSIVIWMTSCKLKKTVINVWLLNLAVADLIFCFTRVTSLLKLLFYTYWPFGEFLCKFNGFFTYMNLFCSVFLLAVVSLDRCFSVVFPIRIKQWRTVQMASFASVGVWALATAFSLPYFLFRRVSMDPGNGNLSKCSFDVPGSNDGYQNKALYIVRFLFGFLVPFLIIATCYTIMACKLRRTRVPKKSYKIIAALVAAFFFCWAPYHVFLLAKMVNKKSLAVKVALPLFKGLAYFNSCINPILYFLIALDSKKRFNQTLSSVYIRAFSEESDSSSHCRSTRSNRSSMTNTEQVASL; the protein is encoded by the coding sequence ATGGAGATCAGCAACATCACAATGAGCACCAAACCTTTGCCTCAAAACACAGACGACTCGGTGTACATCAACTATGTAATGGAGATGGTATTGATAGTTTTATACAGCATCACTATTATTCTGGGAGTAACTGGAAACAGCATAGTGATCTGGATGACCAGCTGCAAACTGAAGAAGACTGTGATCAACGTCTGGCTCCTCAACCTGGCTGTCGCCGACCTGATCTTCTGCTTCACCCGAGTCACCTCTTTGCTCAAGCTCCTCTTCTACACCTACTGGCCCTTTGGAGAGTTCCTCTGCAAGTTCAACGGTTTCTTCACATACATGAACTTGTTCTGTAGCGTCTTCCTTCTAGCTGTCGTCAGCCTTGACCGCTGCTTTTCTGTGGTCTTCCCCATCCGGATCAAGCAGTGGCGCACTGTCCAGATGGCTTCCTTTGCCAGCGTAGGAGTTTGGGCGCTGGCCACAGCCTTTAGCCTGCCATACTTCCTATTTCGACGGGTCTCTATGGATCCAGGAAATGGGAATCTCTCCAAGTGCTCCTTCGATGTTCCTGGAAGCAACGATGGATATCAGAATAAGGCCCTCTACATCGTGAGGTTCCTTTTTGGTTTCTTGGTCCCCTTTTTAATCATTGCCACTTGTTACACCATCATGGCTTGCAAGTTGAGGCGGACACGAGTGCCCAAAAAGTCCTACAAGATAATTGCTGCATTGGTGGCTGCCTTTTTCTTCTGTTGGGCGCCCTACCATGTCTTTTTGCTGGCCAAGATGGTCAATAAGAAATCTTTGGCGGTGAAGGTTGCTCTTCCTTTGTTCAAAGGCCTGGCCTACTTCAATAGCTGCATCAACCCCATCCTTTATTTCCTCATTGCCCTGGATTCAAAGAAGAGgttcaatcaaacactgtctTCGGTGTACATCAGAGCTTTCAGTGAGGAATCGGATAGTTCCAGCCATTGCCGGTCAACAAGGAGCAACAGAAGCTCtatgacaaacacagagcaggttGCTTCATTGTAA